From the genome of Pseudomonas putida:
CCAACTCATGCTGCGCTTGCGCAGGTTGTGCAAGGCTCATTGTTGTTGTTCTCCATTGCGGTCAGGGTTGCAGTTCTCGCACCGGTCGCACTTCGACGCTGCCGACCCGCGCGGCAGGGATACCCTTGGCGATGTTCAGCGCCTCATTGAGGTCGCGGGCATCGACCAGGTAGAACCCTGCCAATTGCTCCTTGGTTTCGGCAAACGGACCGTCGGTCAGGCTCATGCGCCCGGCGCGCACACGCACGGTGGTGGCGGTCTGCACCGGCTTGAGCGCCTCGGCGGCGAGCATGCGCCCAGAGCCCTGCAGGCTTTCGGCATACGCCATGCATTCGGCATCTTCGGGGCTGTCCGGCAGGCTGTGCAGCAGCCCTTCGTCACAATAGACCAGGCACAGGTATTTCATCGTCGTCTCCAGGGCATTGGCAAAGTGCGTTTGGCGATAGCCGCTCAGGGTTTGAGATCGAAGCGTGCTTTTTGCGTTTCCATGTCGAAAGGCGCCGACCAGTGCTCGTGGATCACCTGCCACTGCTCGGCCGTGCGGCGGTAGGCCACGGTAGCGCGCATGAAGCCGCACTGGCTCTCGTCGTCGGCAGGGCCGCACCGGTTGAGCCAATGCGCAAGGCCCAGGTCGCCGTCGGCATGCACGGTCAGTTGGGTCTGCTCGAACACCATGGGGCCGGTGCAGAAGCTCATGCACATTTCCCAGTGCTTCTGGTAGACGTCCTTGCCTTTGAATTGCAGAGCGGCAATGGCGTCGAAGGCGACGATATCGTCGGCGTAGGGTGCGGTGATGGCCTGGATGTCGCGGTCGCGTACGGCCTGCATCCAACGTTCGATCAGTTCACGGATCTGGGTTTCGGCTGCGCTGTTCATGGGGCGTTCTCCGCTCGGTGATGAGGTGGGGGGCGCAGGTGCTGCATGCGCTTTCATCTCATAGTCGAACGGTAGTCGGCAGAATCGACAGCTTCGGTTTTTTTGGTTCT
Proteins encoded in this window:
- a CDS encoding YciI family protein translates to MKYLCLVYCDEGLLHSLPDSPEDAECMAYAESLQGSGRMLAAEALKPVQTATTVRVRAGRMSLTDGPFAETKEQLAGFYLVDARDLNEALNIAKGIPAARVGSVEVRPVRELQP
- a CDS encoding YybH family protein, coding for MNSAAETQIRELIERWMQAVRDRDIQAITAPYADDIVAFDAIAALQFKGKDVYQKHWEMCMSFCTGPMVFEQTQLTVHADGDLGLAHWLNRCGPADDESQCGFMRATVAYRRTAEQWQVIHEHWSAPFDMETQKARFDLKP